The stretch of DNA AGAATCCTCCTTACAAACCAGGTTGACCGGTACTGATGGTGTAAACCTCTTCCACCGGCGTTACAAAGATTTTACCATCACCAAATGTCCCTGCTTCTCCGGTTTTACCATGCTTAATTATGGTGCTGATAATATCGTCTTTGTCCTCGTCACGGATCACCATTACCAGTAGCTCCTTGGGAATTTCATCGTAAACCACATCTCCCACTTTCACACCGCG from Dethiobacter alkaliphilus AHT 1 encodes:
- a CDS encoding P-II family nitrogen regulator; translated protein: MLMIKAIVRPEKTNEIMKELNDAGFPAVTKLDVVGRGKQRGVKVGDVVYDEIPKELLVMVIRDEDKDDIISTIIKHGKTGEAGTFGDGKIFVTPVEEVYTISTGQPGL